From Salvia splendens isolate huo1 chromosome 16, SspV2, whole genome shotgun sequence, a single genomic window includes:
- the LOC121770329 gene encoding vacuolar protein sorting-associated protein 62-like, with amino-acid sequence MIKANYSSLCSSSSSTKKGALSMLLLTYVLLLLWRAASNPFPINTPLTRTQMEDLFRAYAPYLYLHPDEEYLPSSVDWFFSNGALLYKKGEESRPVRIEPGGTNLPKGGDPAGLYWLDLPADKGGRDRVSQGHIASAEAYVHFKPGVENGMFTDIQVWMFYPFNGHTSAKIWFIKRVSLGRAGEHVSDWEHVTLRVRNVDGVLDKVYFSQHGGGKWVDASLLQFESGNRFAWYSSRNGHAGNNETGLYLQGPGYGFGIRNDWARSNKVVDTGARFVVVASEGEAEAVAEPPWLSYESKWGPTKKYGTIVEVRRVRKFLLGKLKKLLDKLVKVIDEVYGTNGPAGPKVKNNWNGNEA; translated from the exons ATGATCAAGGCAAACTATTCATCTCTTTGCAGCTCTTCATCTTCTACCAAGAAAGGTGCATTGTCGATGCTTCTTCTCACATATGTGTTGCTATTACTGTGGAGAGCAGCTTCCAATCCTTTCCCAATCAACACGCCGCTAACCCGAACCCAAATGGAAGACTTGTTCCGAGCCTACGCACCGTATCTTTATCTCCACCCCGATGAAGAATACCTTCCCTCTTCGGTTGATTGGTTTTTCAGCAACGGCGCCTTGCTGTATAAGAAAGGGGAGGAGTCAAGGCCGGTCCGGATCGAGCCAGGTGGCACAAACCTCCCTAAGGGAGGTGATCCTGCTGGCTTGTACTGGCTAGACCTCCCCGCGGACAAGGGAGGCCGGGATAGGGTTAGCCAGGGGCATATAGCTAGTGCAGAGGCGTACGTCCACTTTAAACCAGGCGTTGAGAATGGGATGTTCACAGATATTCAG GTGTGGATGTTTTATCCTTTCAATGGCCACACAAGCGCAAAAATATGGTTTATTAAAAGAGTGTCACTGGGGAGAGCCGGGGAGCATGTGAGCGACTGGGAGCACGTGACCCTGAGAGTGAGAAACGTGGATGGGGTTCTTGACAAGGTGTATTTCTCTCAGCACGGCGGGGGGAAATGGGTTGATGCTTCTCTATTGCAATTTGAAAGCGGGAATAGGTTTGCATGGTATTCGTCAAGGAACGGGCACGCTGGGAACAACGAGACGGGGTTGTATCTGCAGGGGCCCGGGTACGGGTTTGGGATAAGGAATGATTGGGCAAGGAGCAACAAGGTGGTGGATACGGGGGCAAGGTTCGTGGTGGTGGCGTCCGAGGGGGAGGCGGAGGCCGTGGCAGAGCCGCCGTGGTTGAGTTATGAGAGCAAGTGGGGGCCCACCAAGAAGTATGGTACGATTGTGGAAGTGAGGAGGGTTAGGAAGTTTCTATTGGGAAAATTGAAGAAACTATTGGATAAATTGGTGAAGGTGATTGATGAAGTTTATGGGACAAATGGGCCCGCAGGACCCAAGGTCAAAAATAACTGGAATGGGAATGAAGCATAG